The following coding sequences are from one Plasmodium gaboni strain SY75 chromosome 10, whole genome shotgun sequence window:
- a CDS encoding putative RNA helicase: protein MDVIKELTYGLNLKSSLKNGDLMSLKEENLKPLKNILNIKKENESNEDEKKKKLLQSCEGIKYSQFYENANMINSYMKINEINVEYENINRNIVPIRFFHDIIEYLKIINNQRDDEKEHDKMSNINKLNHQIKPYSDGDDNKDNKEEDMEQNKLNTRTNEEEEIKNNDKSNNKGYIINKEYEKLLSTIKNTLYFKRPTCIQKMCIPSILNDYNTICISQTGSGKTCSFLIPLLIKLNNIYLEEHEKKNKINKINNNNNSNNNNLENICVKNNLNENFIFIKSLIIVPTNELACQIYEQALLLFESYKHINIIHLNKLNDIIENNVIDICVCTPMILLNMIHEKEEKDEKKKKKVSLKKCFFIVFDEVDKLFEIKFLEQVNTLLKEIQNKKIQKIFTTATLPGNIKNFISTLCPNYTVVYFGKNINTINNNIKQELLYVNNEEEKLLVLNNLIKNKEIHIPVLIFVDSIIKANMIYTNLHKSVSYIALLTSEKPKDERKNIFEKFQQGHIWYLICTDILSRGIDIKGIETVINYDVCYDKYNYMHRIGRACRSDRKEGKAITFFTSENIKYMKDIIKFVKNSGTHIPSYLENFQFKKTPKLHFSKFNKNSKKNKKKNKIKSNNNNNNNNNNNKGTKKFIKRGIIKKSKEKTKNKINKNKK from the coding sequence ATGGATGTTATTAAAGAACTGACGTATGGTTTAAATTTGAAAAGCTCTTTGAAAAATGGTGATTTGATGAGTTTGaaagaagaaaatttaaaacctttaaaaaatatattaaatataaaaaaagaaaacgaatcaaatgaagatgaaaaaaagaagaaacTTTTACAAAGTTGTGAGggaataaaatattctcaattttatgaaaacgcaaatatgattaatagttatatgaaaatcaatgaaataaatgttgagtatgaaaatataaataggAATATTGTTCCCATTCGCTTTTTTCATGATATTAtagaatatttaaaaataataaataatcaaagagatgatgaaaaagaaCATGATAAAATgagtaatataaataaattgaATCATCAAATAAAGCCATATAGTGACggtgatgataataaagaCAATAAGGAAGAGGATATGGAACAAAATAAGCTAAATACTCGTAcaaatgaagaagaagaaataaaaaataatgataaatcaaataataaaggctatataataaataaagaatatgaaaaattgTTAAGTactataaaaaatacattatattttaaaagacCAACATGTATACAAAAAATGTGTATACCATctatattaaatgattataatacTATATGTATATCTCAAACAGGTAGTGGAAAAACATGCTCATTCTTAATTCCTTTGTTAATTAaattgaataatatatatttagaagaacatgaaaaaaaaaataaaataaataaaataaataacaataataatagtaataataataatttagaaaatatatgtgttaaaaataatcttaatgaaaatttcatttttataaaaagttTAATTATAGTACCAACTAATGAATTGGCTTGTCAAATATATGAACAAGccttattattatttgaaagttataaacatattaatataattcatcttaataaattaaatgatattatagaaaataatgtaaTTGATATATGTGTATGTACACctatgatattattaaatatgataCATGAAAAGGAAGAGAAggatgaaaaaaaaaaaaaaaaagtaagtttaaaaaaatgtttttttatagtTTTTGATGAAGTtgataaattatttgaaataaaatttttgGAACAGGTTAAtacattattaaaagaaattcaaaataaaaaaattcaaaaaatttttaCTACAGCAACATTACCAggaaatattaaaaattttataagtACCTTATGTCCAAATTATACAGTAGTATATTTtggaaaaaatattaatacaataaataataatataaaacaagaattattatatgtaaataatgAGGAAGAGAAACTATTagtattaaataatttaattaaaaataaagaaatacatataccagtattaatatttgtagatagtataataaaagcaaatatgatatatacCAACTTACACAAATCTGTATCATATATTGCTTTATTAACATCAGAAAAACCAAAAGATGAAcgaaaaaatatttttgaaaaatttCAACAAGGACATATATGGTATCTTATATGTACTGATATATTAAGTAGGGGTATTGATATCAAAGGTATTGAAACTGTTATAAATTATGATGTTTGCTATGacaaatataattatatgcATAGAATAGGAAGAGCTTGTAGATCTGATAGAAAAGAAGGAAAAGCTATCACATTCTTTACTTctgaaaatattaaatatatgaaagatattattaaatttgTTAAAAATAGTGGTACTCACATACCATCCTACTTGGAAAACTTCcaatttaaaaaaacacCCAAGTTGcatttttcaaaatttaataaaaacagtaaaaaaaataaaaagaaaaataaaataaaaagtaataataataataataataataataataataataaaggaACAAAGAAATTCATAAAAAGGGGAATTATTAAGAAGAGTAAAGAAAAGAcgaaaaataaaataaataaaaataaaaaataa
- a CDS encoding putative deoxyribose-phosphate aldolase yields the protein MANYAETFSAWTSICLTDHTLLGENDTEDDIRELCEESVKTCPFAAAVCVKPEFVKFINDTIKKEICPFKPKVACVINFPHGTDVVEKVLEDTKKVLEDGVDEIDLVINYKKVLQNVEEGLKEATELTKKVKNLMKEKVLKVIIETGELKNDELIIKTTLAVLEGDADFVKTSSGKVPVNATPGAVKAIIEAMKQYVEKNPQKKDKIGLKVAGGVGDLNSASYYILLARRFLSALACHPNNFRIGSSSLVPKLRKIIAQNPPV from the coding sequence ATGGCTAACTATGCAGAAACATTTTCAGCATGGACAAGTATTTGCCTGACCGATCATACACTTTTAGGTGAAAATGACACTGAAGATGATATAAGAGAATTATGTGAAGAATCAGTTAAGACTTGTCCATTTGCAGCAGCTGTTTGCGTAAAGCCTGAATTTGTGAAATTTATAAATGAcacaataaaaaaagaaatatgtCCATTTAAGCCTAAAGTTGCGTGTGTAATTAATTTTCCTCATGGAACTGATGTTGTTGAAAAAGTATTGGAAGATACAAAAAAAGTATTAGAGGATGGAGTTGATGAAATTGATTTAgttataaattataaaaaggTTTTACAAAATGTTGAAGAAGGTTTAAAAGAAGCAACTGaattaacaaaaaaagtGAAGAATTTaatgaaagaaaaagtTTTAAAAGTTATAATTGAAACTGGAGAActtaaaaatgatgaattaattataaaaacaacTTTAGCAGTACTTGAAGGAGATGCTGATTTTGTAAAAACATCATCTGGAAAAGTTCCAGTTAATGCAACACCAGGAGCTGTTAAAGCAATAATTGAAGCAATGAAACAATATGTAGAAAAAAATCctcaaaaaaaagataaaatagGATTAAAGGTTGCTGGAGGTGTAGGAGATCTAAATTCAGCTAGCTATTATATCTTATTAGCAAGACGTTTTCTAAGTGCCCTTGCATGCCACCCAAATAATTTTCGTATTGGTTCTTCATCGCTTGTCCCTAAACTCAGGAAAATTATAGCACAAAACCCACCAGTATAa